A genomic window from bacterium includes:
- a CDS encoding flavodoxin family protein: protein MKAKKVLIVCGSPRRNGNTSILCDQFMKGAVEARHDVEKVLLADKKVNFCTGCGTCVRTKTCAQKDDMAALLEKMLAADVIVLATPVYFYSMSAQLKVFIDRCAPRYTEMRSKEFCFVLAAADSKRANMKRVVEALRGFTFCLEDPREKGIVYGLGAWEPGDVASGPAMQEAYEMGRNL, encoded by the coding sequence GTGAAAGCGAAGAAGGTGCTGATCGTCTGCGGCTCGCCGCGCCGGAACGGCAACACGAGCATCCTGTGCGACCAGTTCATGAAGGGCGCCGTCGAGGCGCGCCACGACGTGGAGAAGGTCCTGCTCGCGGACAAGAAGGTGAACTTCTGCACCGGCTGCGGGACCTGCGTGCGGACGAAGACGTGCGCGCAGAAGGACGACATGGCGGCGCTGCTGGAGAAGATGCTCGCCGCCGACGTGATCGTCCTCGCCACGCCGGTCTACTTCTACTCGATGTCGGCGCAGCTCAAGGTGTTCATCGACCGCTGCGCCCCGCGCTACACGGAGATGCGGAGCAAGGAGTTCTGCTTCGTCCTCGCCGCGGCCGACTCGAAGCGCGCCAACATGAAGCGCGTCGTCGAGGCGCTGCGCGGCTTCACCTTCTGCCTCGAGGATCCCCGCGAGAAGGGGATCGTCTACGGCCTCGGCGCCTGGGAGCCCGGCGACGTCGCGTCCGGCCCGGCGATGCAGGAAGCCTACGAGATGGGCCGGAACCTGTAG
- a CDS encoding DUF362 domain-containing protein has protein sequence MSEDVSRRGFIKGGAVALGGAAVANLSVAGAKAAGTSPAAGAAKVYFTRDISVDGLLRIYAKIHRGLSGRIGIKLHTGEPHGPNILPVELIKGLQAQVPNSAIVECNVLYPSPRRTTEGHRETVKTNGFDFCPVDIMDADGDATLPIPGVKELLERPSTTGADGEALYTPGRHLTEVAVGKNLLGYDSLLVYTHFKGHAMGGFGGSLKNIAIGCASGKVGKLQIHEEGWPTGPLFLERMVEGGKAVTAHFGSRIAYINVLKNISVDCDCDAHGAKPTCGDIGILGSRDILAIDKASVDMIYRLPTGPRRDIVERIESRSGLRQLEYMKILGMGTDQYELVEV, from the coding sequence ATGAGCGAGGACGTTTCTCGTCGTGGATTCATCAAGGGCGGCGCGGTCGCGCTGGGCGGCGCCGCGGTGGCGAACCTGAGCGTCGCCGGCGCGAAGGCGGCGGGGACGTCGCCCGCCGCCGGCGCGGCGAAGGTCTACTTCACGCGCGACATCAGCGTGGACGGGCTGCTGCGGATCTACGCCAAGATCCACCGCGGCCTGTCGGGCCGGATCGGCATCAAGCTGCACACCGGCGAGCCGCACGGGCCGAACATCCTGCCGGTCGAGCTGATCAAGGGGCTGCAGGCGCAGGTGCCGAACAGCGCGATCGTCGAGTGCAACGTGCTCTACCCGAGCCCGCGCCGGACGACCGAGGGGCACCGCGAGACGGTCAAGACCAACGGCTTCGACTTCTGCCCGGTGGACATCATGGACGCCGACGGCGACGCGACGCTGCCGATCCCCGGCGTGAAGGAGCTGCTGGAGCGGCCTTCGACGACCGGCGCCGACGGCGAGGCCCTCTACACCCCGGGCCGGCACCTCACCGAGGTCGCCGTGGGCAAGAACCTGCTCGGCTACGACTCGCTGCTCGTCTACACCCACTTCAAGGGGCACGCGATGGGCGGCTTCGGCGGCTCGCTCAAGAACATCGCCATCGGCTGCGCCTCGGGCAAGGTCGGCAAGCTGCAGATCCACGAGGAAGGCTGGCCGACGGGGCCGCTCTTCCTCGAGCGGATGGTCGAGGGCGGCAAGGCGGTGACGGCGCACTTTGGCTCGCGCATCGCCTACATCAACGTGCTCAAGAACATCTCCGTGGACTGCGACTGCGACGCCCACGGGGCCAAGCCGACGTGCGGCGACATCGGCATCCTCGGCTCGCGGGACATCCTGGCGATCGACAAGGCGTCGGTGGACATGATCTACCGGCTGCCGACCGGGCCGCGCCGCGACATCGTGGAGCGGATCGAGTCGCGCTCCGGCCTGCGGCAGCTCGAGTACATGAAGATCCTCGGCATGGGGACCGACCAGTACGAACTCGTCGAGGTCTAG
- a CDS encoding Fic family protein produces the protein MRPDQFQPGAPGRLLRIGLPHAEHAFVPAPLPPKWKWPVGLWRTLMEARVALAKLDGIGEHLPSPELLLTPLQRREAQRSSSLEGTIARPEDVLLFEADPRVPQSERDPANAWREVFNYRRALRIRQEFGELPLSLRLIRELHRVLMDGVRGSNRTPGEFRQTQVHVGADVRYVPPPPQELTGCLDALEKYVHADQLEGPLVHAFMVHYQFEAIHPFTDGNGRVGRLLLSLMIAEMCGLSKPWLYMSAFFEDRKTEYMDRLLRVSTHNDWTSWIRFCLEGTIVQAQDTYNRCRRLLEIRDRYHDAARRLGGNVRLTAIIDDLFVRPVVRIPDIAKIHDVTYPTAKADVDKLAAAGILVEMHDRRPKLFYAKDVFDATYF, from the coding sequence ATGCGTCCCGACCAGTTCCAGCCCGGCGCCCCCGGAAGGCTCCTTCGGATCGGTCTGCCGCACGCCGAACACGCCTTCGTCCCGGCGCCCCTCCCGCCGAAATGGAAATGGCCCGTCGGGCTCTGGCGGACGCTGATGGAAGCGCGCGTGGCGCTCGCCAAGTTGGACGGTATCGGCGAGCACTTGCCAAGCCCCGAGCTCCTGCTGACGCCACTCCAACGGCGCGAGGCGCAACGGTCGTCCAGCCTGGAGGGCACGATCGCCCGGCCCGAAGACGTCTTGCTCTTCGAGGCCGATCCGCGCGTTCCGCAGTCCGAGCGTGACCCCGCCAACGCATGGCGCGAGGTGTTCAACTACCGCCGCGCGCTGCGGATCCGCCAGGAGTTCGGCGAACTCCCGCTCTCGCTCCGCCTGATCCGCGAGCTCCACCGCGTCCTCATGGACGGCGTGCGCGGCTCGAACCGGACGCCCGGCGAATTCCGGCAGACGCAGGTCCACGTCGGCGCGGACGTCCGATACGTTCCGCCGCCGCCGCAGGAGTTGACGGGCTGCCTCGACGCGCTCGAGAAATACGTCCACGCCGACCAGCTCGAAGGCCCTCTGGTTCACGCGTTCATGGTCCACTACCAGTTCGAGGCGATCCACCCCTTCACGGACGGCAACGGACGCGTCGGGCGCCTCCTGCTCTCGCTGATGATTGCGGAAATGTGCGGACTCTCGAAGCCGTGGCTCTACATGAGCGCGTTCTTCGAGGACCGCAAGACGGAGTACATGGACCGGCTGCTTCGCGTCAGCACGCACAACGACTGGACGTCGTGGATTCGGTTCTGCTTGGAGGGCACCATCGTCCAAGCTCAGGACACCTACAATCGTTGCCGCCGACTGCTCGAGATCCGCGACCGATACCACGACGCCGCGCGCCGGCTCGGCGGGAACGTGCGGCTGACGGCGATCATCGACGACCTCTTCGTGCGGCCCGTCGTGCGGATCCCGGATATCGCCAAGATTCATGACGTCACCTACCCGACGGCGAAGGCCGATGTCGACAAGCTCGCCGCGGCGGGAATCCTCGTCGAGATGCACGACCGCCGACCGAAGCTCTTCTACGCGAAGGATGTCTTCGACGCCACGTACTTCTGA
- a CDS encoding cupin domain-containing protein → MEIKRSGSQPSARGPAEWFTGVVRVDPLFDAPAPARVGGASVTFEPGARTAWHTHPLGQTLLVVAGCGWARREGGPVEEIRPGDVVWFAPGERHWHGATPTTAMTHVALQEKLDGKAVDWMEQVADAEYRRNG, encoded by the coding sequence ATGGAGATCAAGAGAAGCGGCTCGCAGCCCTCGGCGCGCGGGCCTGCGGAGTGGTTCACCGGCGTCGTGCGCGTCGATCCGCTGTTCGACGCTCCCGCGCCGGCGCGCGTCGGCGGCGCGAGCGTCACGTTCGAGCCGGGAGCGCGGACGGCGTGGCACACGCATCCGCTCGGGCAGACGCTGCTCGTCGTGGCCGGCTGCGGCTGGGCGCGGCGCGAGGGCGGCCCGGTCGAGGAGATCCGGCCCGGCGACGTCGTCTGGTTCGCGCCGGGCGAGCGGCACTGGCACGGCGCGACGCCGACCACGGCGATGACGCACGTCGCGCTGCAGGAGAAGCTCGACGGCAAGGCCGTGGACTGGATGGAGCAGGTCGCCGACGCGGAGTATCGGCGGAACGGTTGA